Within the Musa acuminata AAA Group cultivar baxijiao chromosome BXJ2-9, Cavendish_Baxijiao_AAA, whole genome shotgun sequence genome, the region GGCCTCATCGATGGACATGTCACGGTTGAGCCTGTTCGTCCCGCTGGGGCTCATCCGCAGCGCCATCATTTCTCCTGCGAGAATGAGCTCAAGTTAGAACACAGCAACAAAGGCGAGCGTTGGTGTTCTGATTCCGCCACTTACTGGCATTGTTTCCGTCCCTCTTCGACAGCTCCCGAGGTAAAGAATCGTTCTCGGAGGCCGCCCTCCTGATTCTCGGCGACTCTCTTGTCTCGTCTCGGTTTTCCTCCATCTCTGCTGCTGTTTCTTCAGATATAACAGCTTGCGGTTTTCCGATAGCTGCGTCGAAGAACAATCTGAGCTCAACCGAGAAGAACCGGAAGGTGAAATGTACGGGGAGAGACAGGTTGAGGCCTTACGATTCAGATACATGAGGAAGAAGGTGAAAAGCAAATTGAAGAGGATGCTGAATCCCAGAAGCGCACCGGCACCAATCCAATACCATCTAGCCTCCGGGAAGACATTAGCGTTTTCGAGGATTGCCCTTCCTAatggtcgatcatctgatgactgTCACCGAACGCACAAATCTCTCCATCAAAACAATATAAGACTTATAGGAGCTGCACGAGTGATAGGTTATCGTTTGTCGCGTCGAATTATCCGCATTAGATGAGCTCGTACGGTTTTGTGTTTGTGCCGACGACGACAAAGGATGGCTTATCAAAAAGATATCACGTTTCATGGGTAACGAGGAACTTACCGGTTTGTTCATCCACCTCGGAGCCAAAAACTCGTTCACCGCTAAAGCATTGTATCCGTAGGTAAGCGGCGAAATCCAGAAGCCCCATATCCACCATTTCGGAATCACATCTGTCGGCGAAGAAAGAGAAGGTTCGGTGAGCAGTGAAGATCTTGTCAGAAAGATGGACTTGCACTGTTTTGTGTCCTGAATGAGTACCTTTGGGTAGAATGAAGCCTCCAAGAACAAAGATGATGAGCACGGACAGAGCCCCACCGGTGTTGGAGATGATCATGGACCTACAAAGACCCGCGACAGTTCTGAACAGCCCTGCCGCCATCTGCTGGATCAGGAACACCAGCACCAGCTGCTTGAAGAACCTGTGACGCAGAGAACAGTGAGCGCCACGGCTCAGAAAAGCAGATCAGCAAGTCTTTTGGAGCTGAGCTCGAAGTTTACCTGCTGGCCTCCGGAGCATAGCCTATGGTGTAGTAGGTCATGACAGTCCAAACCACGGTTTCCAAGATCGATATGGGAATCCGGAGGAGAAAGTTGGGCAAGGTGAATATCCATGCCGGATAGAAGAGCAGGTCCCTGTGCTTGTAGAACACCGGGAGTCGCGAGATGGCGATGGACAGCTCCGCGAAACCATTGAAGACGTTCACGATCAACCCGAAGAGGAGCGCTCCAATGTAGATGACGCCGTCGTCCTCGTTCCTCGTGTGCATGCGAGTCCTCAGAAACACGGTTGACGCTATGAGCGCCACCATGACAATCTTCACGCGGATCGAACCGGAAGACGATGTCAATCGTGGGACACCGAGATGACGAGCAACGAGCAAAGACGACGGGTTTGTGGCGTTACCTGAACGGTCTTGAAGATGTAGACGAAGGAGTTGCGCTTGATGAGGAGCCATTCCTTGGCAAACGAGGCCTTGAGGAGCTCGGAGGTGGAAACAGACTTCTTGGAGAAGACCAAGGCGGCCTTGTGGCTCTGCGACTTGTCGAAGGGGACGGAGAGCTCGTTCTCCAGACGAAGACCGACGTGGAATCGCTTGAAGCACTGCGCGAACTCGGAGACGGAGATGTAGCGGTACGGCCTTTCCTTGTCCGCCCAGTACTGCTCCTGGTCCTTCCTCGACGTGACCTGCGACCAAGATTGAGATCATCGAGGGTCGAGCGCGCACGCTTCTGGTCGGGGAGAAGTGCAGCCGGTGCTCTGTTCACTTACCTCCTGCAAGAAGTCGGCGGTGCCTTTGCGCTCGGGGCAGCGGAAGCCGCAGGCCTCGAAGAACTCGAGGACAAACTCGCGGGGGCCCTGGTACACGATCTGGCCCTCGGAGAGGAGGATGATGTCGTCGAAGAGCTCGAAGGTCTCGGGCGCCGGCTGGAGGAGGGACATGAGGATGGTGGCCTCACCCAGGTGGACGATCTGCTGCAGGCATTTCACGATCTGGAAGGTGGTGGAGCTGTCGAGGCCGGTCGATATTTCGTCCATGAACAGCACTTTGGTCGGCCCGACGATCATCTCACCTGCATCGCGCCATGCCCCATGCAAGTCTTTGAGTTCCGCATTCAAGGAAGGAACTGTTCAAGCACTGTTCCAAGATTAATTTGCAAGGTAAGAACCTGTGGTGACGCGCTTCCTTTGACCTCCGGAGATCCCTCTCTGCATCTCATCGCCCACAATTGTATCGGCGCAAATGTCCAGCCCAAGTATCTGCAGCATTTAACGTCAGTCAACGCCATGCTTAGCCTCTTCTTTATCCTCTGTGACTCCACCACAAAACTCTTGTAGCTCAAAAATGAAACTATACTGGAACGAATGAGAGataataaaaaagatattttttatattttttaataaaaaaggtCCCAAATTAATTACTCTCATATTgaaatatgaaacaaaattatcttatataatttattctttttCTATTATTCAAAAAAATCTATTAAATATTCACACCATGGGATCCACTTTCCGTGGACCCCACCCGCCATCCACCCCTCCGTTCATTGTCAAACGACCCGTCCCCGGACAGAAATCGTTGACTAAGTCAAACACAGACGACAACCGCTCTTCGCTCACAGTCGCACCGCATCTAGAAGCGTTTTCCTTCGATTCCCGAGGCGTCCAGCTCAAGAATCCACCCACCCAGTTTGACCCCCCTTGAAAGCGTTCACAAATGGAGTGAGAAGAACGTACCCTGAGCGTGTAGTCCGTTTGCAGACTGCTCTTCACCCCTTCGATTGCTGTGGCCTTCATGAACAGATCCACTTCAGCTTCTGGCAGAATTCctccttccttctccctcctcgcCAGCTCCGTCAGAAGATCTGACAACATGCCATTTCATCATTCGATTCCAGTACAAGCTACTCTGTGGACTCGGCGGAAACCTTATCCACAATGACGACGGCGGCGGCACGAATCACAACCTCAAAATTCTACACTACTAGCTTTTCAACGTTCGTAGGCGAGAAAGGGACGGGTTTGAATCAGTACCGTATCGAGATCCTACGCCTTGACACCTCGCAGAGAAGTCGAATGTTTCTTTGACTGTCATCTCGCCCACATGAACATCATTCTGGCTAATGTAAGCTGCAGTTTTCTGAGGCACGAACTCCTCCAACCTGTATCCATTGTATGATATCTCTCCTCTGGTCTGCAAGTCGAGGATTTGCGTTATTTCAGGTTGCTCGAACTAAACCCAGGAAGAAAGAGGTCGGGCACCAACCTTCAAAGTTGGGTCTAGTTTTCCAGCTAAAGCTAACAAAAGGGTGGTCTTCCCAGATGACGGAGGGCCTAATAGAAGTGTCATCCTGAAATATCACCATTGTTAGCTAGCCATTTTAGTGGAGGCGATTCATATGTCTGCAACTTGTTGGAGTGTGTTCACCTCGAGGGTTGTATGATTCCCGAGATATCTTTGAGGATGGTGAGAGAGGTTCTCTTGGTGAGGTTGATTCCCAAGAGGCCGACGGCCGACTCGGCGATGTCCCTGGCCGTGTTCGCCAGCGACGGCAGAGCCCTGTTCCCCACATGGCATTTGGCTTCCACGTTCAGATGCTCGAACCTCACCTCCACCGTTGGTAATTGGATGCCAACCCTGCATCACAAACATGGAATCAGTCAAAGAGAAGCTGCATCATTTCGATGGTGATATGTAGCTAAACAAGTCTCAAATTGTCGGAGAACTTCTTCGATCACCATCATGACAGCCGCCCATTGCTTTCAAGTCCATAAGCATTAGATTATGGAGAGAGAAGCAATTGTACTGTAGTGATTGGAAATCTACCAATTGCTAAGAAACTTCCTGCGTACCATTGTTTATCTTCTGGATGACCGATGCACTTGTAATTTAAGGTGTTGAATAAGTTAAATTAGGGAAAAGGACACAATAATAGCTTAGAAGATGGCATCTCCAACTTCTaacctctctgtctctctcatgGCCTCTAGATTCCTTACGGCAGCTTAGTATGCTTTGGGTGATCCATTTATGGAGTAATCCTTGTcataaagaaaggaaaggaaaaagaaattaTTGGCAGGTACTGTTTGTCACGGTTAATGGCTTGCTTGGTCATGCCTTTCGTGTTCTGTTCCTGATCATGCAAAGGGATATGGCCAGTGATGAAAAGATAGGATGCAACATGGTGGGTTGTAACGTGCAAcaccagaggaggaggaggaggacgagggagAACTGACTGACTTGTCGATTCGGTTGCGGAGCTTCTTGAGGAAGCGCTCGTTGTCCTCCTCGGCGACCTTGAAGACACGCTCGATGAACTCCTGGCGCTCGTTGACGCCCAGCTTGCGCACGTCCACCTCCTTGTGCTGGTACTGCCGCCGCCCCTGCTCCCCTTCCGCCACCACCGACCGGAGGATCCCGGTGCGCAGGCGGCTGTAGGTGGGGAGCTTCTCCAGCGCGGCCCACCGCAGCGCCTCCTCGTCGTCGTCCACCCCGCTCCGGCTACCCCACGACCTCCCCCGCGTGCTCGACCGCGCGAACACGTCCTCCATCCCCCAGTTCCCCATGCCCATCCCCCTGCTGATGCTCCGGCTCAGGCTCCTGCTCGCCCGCCGCCCGGAGTCCCACGCCCTCTCCATGCCCTCCATCCCTTCACCTCTCCTCTCCCTTCCGTGTCCCACAGCTCCGTCGCGTCCTATGTACAGTAGAGGAGCGTGCAGAAGAAGCTAAGCAGGAAGCCAGCGAGAAAGGATTGGGAGGAGGAGTTGGGGGGGTGGTAGTGGGGAAGCCCTTTTCTATATACGCACACACACGAGGCGACGAGGCCGACAGTCTTGACCGACGAAGCAGCGCGGTTGGTATGGAGCTCTTCGTTTCTTACGAGCTTCGACCGCTTAATTGGTCGCAGTCAATCGGCAGCGATTTTAGGTACAATTCACCGATACTTTAATGTAACTTCGCCCAATTAGCGGGCGAACCCACCGGTCCGACCCGGTCGGGTCGGCTCGTTGATCATTTGATTTAAACATCGAGCTTTGGCAACTCTATCCGTACACGTGGATCACTGGATTGT harbors:
- the LOC135583823 gene encoding ABC transporter G family member 42-like, with translation MEGMERAWDSGRRASRSLSRSISRGMGMGNWGMEDVFARSSTRGRSWGSRSGVDDDEEALRWAALEKLPTYSRLRTGILRSVVAEGEQGRRQYQHKEVDVRKLGVNERQEFIERVFKVAEEDNERFLKKLRNRIDKVGIQLPTVEVRFEHLNVEAKCHVGNRALPSLANTARDIAESAVGLLGINLTKRTSLTILKDISGIIQPSRMTLLLGPPSSGKTTLLLALAGKLDPTLKTRGEISYNGYRLEEFVPQKTAAYISQNDVHVGEMTVKETFDFSARCQGVGSRYDLLTELARREKEGGILPEAEVDLFMKATAIEGVKSSLQTDYTLRILGLDICADTIVGDEMQRGISGGQRKRVTTGEMIVGPTKVLFMDEISTGLDSSTTFQIVKCLQQIVHLGEATILMSLLQPAPETFELFDDIILLSEGQIVYQGPREFVLEFFEACGFRCPERKGTADFLQEVTSRKDQEQYWADKERPYRYISVSEFAQCFKRFHVGLRLENELSVPFDKSQSHKAALVFSKKSVSTSELLKASFAKEWLLIKRNSFVYIFKTVQIVMVALIASTVFLRTRMHTRNEDDGVIYIGALLFGLIVNVFNGFAELSIAISRLPVFYKHRDLLFYPAWIFTLPNFLLRIPISILETVVWTVMTYYTIGYAPEASRFFKQLVLVFLIQQMAAGLFRTVAGLCRSMIISNTGGALSVLIIFVLGGFILPKDVIPKWWIWGFWISPLTYGYNALAVNEFLAPRWMNKPSSDDRPLGRAILENANVFPEARWYWIGAGALLGFSILFNLLFTFFLMYLNPIGKPQAVISEETAAEMEENRDETRESPRIRRAASENDSLPRELSKRDGNNAREMMALRMSPSGTNRLNRDMSIDEAATGVAPKRGMVLPFTPLAMSFDEVSYYVDMPAEMKDQGVTEDRLQLLRNVTGAFRPGVLTALMGVSGAGKTTLMDVLAGRKTGGYVEGDIRISGYPKNQETFARISGYCEQNDIHSPQVTVRESLIYSAFLRLPKEVSDGEKLKFVDEVMELVELDNLRDAIVGLPGITGLSTEQRKRLTIAVELVANPSIIFMDEPTSGLDARAAAIVMRTVRNTVDTGRTVVCTIHQPSIDIFEAFDELLLMKRGGQVIYSGPLGRNSHKIIEYFEAIPGVPKIKDKYNPATWMLEVSSVAAEVRLQMDFAEYYKSSALYQRNKALVGELSNPASGTNDLYFPTQFSESSWGQFKACLWKQWWTYWRSPDYNLVRFFFTLVTALLLGSIFWRIGHKSGSANNLRIVIGAMYAAVLFVGVNNCSTVQPLVAIERTVFYRERAAGMYSALPYAMAQVLVEIPYVVIQAAYYSLIVYSMMSFQWTAAKFFWFYFISLFSFLYFTYYGMMTVSLSPNHQVAAIFASTFYSVFNLFSGFFIPRPRIPKWWVWYYWICPLQWTVYGLIVTQYGDLESYISVPGSETPIRTKDYVKDHFGYHTDFMPVVAIVLVGFALFFAFMFAYCIKKLNFQQR